The region AAACCAATTTCAACTACACGCAGGTGAAACGTTGCACAGCTACGCCATTAGTGAGCTtcttgacacacacacaaaattctaCTCCTTGAGATGTTAGGTTCATGTAGCAACATTGCAGACCGAGACATGGCTGAGGAGCACTAATGAGACCAAGACACAGCCCACAATTGCCTTAGGAAAGAGAGCGAGCTTCGTCGTGGACCTGGGCCTCGGATAAGGCtacttggcaaaaaaaaatacagagaaatcaCCCCAACCCTCCCCTGGGGAGCCTTGGGAGGAGTGTGAGGGAGGGGCACATGACCGTGGAGAAGGGTAAGCACAGAATGGGGACAATCAAGCTCGAAATGTTTAATTGACTTATTGAGCTCTCTGGCAAGCTAAGTCACTAGGAAGCCTGTAGCAGTTTGGCTGGCAACGAAGAAGTGCATGTGGGCACCAGTGCTGAGAGGCctcctgggggaagggaaatCAAAACATATCCTTACCCTCTCTTGTTTGAAATCTGCAAAAGCACCATCTGCATATTTCTGCTTGCTCAAAAgctgtttcctcctctcctgACGTTTGGCACGCTTCTGGAATTCCTCATTGTGAACGTTCAAGTGTGAGGTCAGCTCCGCTGTGCTTTGCAGTTTGCTATCACAATGCTTACACTGGTAGGCGGAGTTCTGCAAGCGGGGGCCGTTGCCCAGGATGACAAAGTCCCTCTTCAGGTCCCGGCTGTGGTGGTCAGTGTAATGCATACACAGCAGCTCGGCTGTGCTGAAGGAGAGCTTGAAGCATTTGATGCAGCGGAACGGGAGCCACTCGATCTCCTGAGCTTCACCTCCTTCCACCTCGGTTTTCTCAAAGCcgcctctctcctcttcttccagcaGCATCGGCTTCTCATGCTCATCGGCGTAGACAGCGGTGAAGTAGCCCCCCAGCTTGCTGGCATGCTGCTTCTTGGGGAACACCCCCGGGTGGCGCTTCATGTAATGGGACACAATGCCCTTCTTGCTAAAGGACTGGAAGGAGCACAGGGAGCACTTTTTCTTCTCCACTGCCCGCCGGAGTTCCTCACTGAGCTGGGGGGAGTCGTCCTTGGGCGGGGATGGGATGATGACCTTGTTGGGCTTGTCGCTGATGGTCCTGGAGGCCGCCAGGCAGTGGGTGTAATACGCATCAATATCGTGGCGCTTCTGGTAGTGGGCTGCCAGCCCTTTGCGGATAGGGTTGGTGTAGGCACACAGGGCACACTTGAAGAGGTTGTTCTTGCCCTCGGGCTGGGCTCGGACGTTGTTGTGCTTGATGCGGTAGTGCCTGGCGATACCCTTCCTCGTGGAGCAGAAGTACTTGCAGAGCTGGCACCGGAACACAGTGTGGGAGACCAAGTGCGAGGTAGAGAAGTGAGAAGTGGACACaggctcctctcccacctcctcctcagtGATGGAGACTTGGGAGGGGCTCACTTCAGTGGTTATCTCGGGCTCAAGGGAGACTGGCAGCTTCGGGGGCGACTGGGAAAAGACATCAAATTCAGGCTGATTGTGGTACTTCTCATAGTGGATTTTAAGCTTCTCCAAAGTGCCGTGAGTGTACGGACACAGTTTGCAGCGGTAGGCGCCGTACCCTTGCTTGAAGATCCTGCTCGTCTCTTCCACGTCATTCTGGGCTATGTCGGCAGATTGCTCCACGTCATGCACAAAGTCCTCGGCGGTCACCTTGATGGACGGGTGTCGCTTCTGGTAGTGGGTCAGGACGCCGTGGATGCGGGTGTTGATGTATGGGCAGTGCCTGCACTTGTAGACGGCGCCTGGGTTGATGTCGATGTCCTGGGCAAAGTCAGCAGCCTTCACTTTCATGCCGGGGTGCTTCTTCCCATAATGGGTAAGAAGGCCATGCAGGTTGTTATACTCAGACTGGCACACCGTGCACTGGTATGGGGTGGAGGAGATGGCGGGGTTGGCCGAAGACAGCTGGATGCTTTTCTCTGGGGAAAGCCTTACATCCTCGGGACATTCAGCTTCCTGTTCGGGAAGTGGAGTGGGCATACTGTTTTCGCAATTCACAGGGCCCACCAACTCTTCGGATGAAGGGATGGGGTTCTCAACAGCATCTTTCTCCTTGATGATATCCAGCAGCACCGACTCATCACCATTCATGGCCCAGGGGTGGAATGCTTGGTAGTGATTGGTGATGTCCCAGATGGAGATGGCTTCAAAAACACAGTCTCGACACCTGTAGGTTTTGGCTTCAGCTGGCATCatgagagagggaggggatgggTCTGGCCCAGCCCAGAGTTTGGTGGCCATGTACGTATAGTCAACATAATGCTCTGGGTGCCTCCTTTGGTAATGCAGGAGCAAGCCACTGGGCTCTGTGTGGGAATAGATGCACCACTCGCAGTGGTAGCCAGCTTCTATCAAGCCATCTAGAAACGCCCACCGCATGATGGATGTGACCGTGGCCTTCAGGGCAGGGTGGTCTTTCTTGGTATGCTTCCTCAGTGCATAGAAGTAGGGAGAGGTATACGAGCACTGCCTACATTTGAGCGCTCGCAGTTTAGTTTTGTCCCGCTCCATATTAGAGGGGGTGACAAGCATGCAACTGGCAGGCTTCTTCTGGTTACGGTCACAGAGGCTTCGGATAGTGGCTGTGTGCTGCCGGATCACATCTGCATTGGCCTTGAAGTCTCGGTGTTTCTTCTGATAGTGAATGAGTACCCCTTTGACCGTCCGGTTCCCATAATCACAGTGCTGGCAAAAGAACATCTCATTCTCCACAGGGGGGCCATCTCTCTCAGAGCTGCTTCGGTTCAGCTGTGGCATGGGGGCGGGCGGCCGAGGGGAGCCTTGAGGCCCCTCAGCCCCTCTCATCATAGAAGCTGTGGGAGGAGCCTGTCTGATATATTTGGCAGTAACCTTTATTTCTGGGTGTCTTTTCTGGTAGTGGACAAGCACGCCCACAACTGACCGATTGCTGTAGGAACAGTGTTTGCAGTAGTAAAGCTCAGTACTGAGGTCTGGTGGCGGGGgttgtggggggggtggggaacccATGGCGGACATTTTGGGAGACATTGGAGCACCCACCTCAAATGATAATTGAGAAAGGGCAGAGCCCCTGTCCACAGACACCATTCGCATGGTTTTCTGGATCCTAAAGTAGGAAGCCTTTTCTTCAGGGTGTTTCTTCTGATAATGAACCAAGACAGAATGCATGTTGGGGCTTGCGAATGAGCAAACATCACAGTCGTAAACAACCACGGTGCTAACAGAGGGGTCCTTCTGATTTTCACATTCTGGACTAAAGGTCTTTGACGGAGTGTTTTTATTAAACGTAGCTGGTATACCACCACTATGAGACACGGGAGTGGACGTCACCATGTTCTTGGGTGCCGAATTCAGAATCTCCCTCAGCGTCTGGGATTCTGTGTTCAGCCCTTCCTGCTGCTCCACAACATAGCTTGAAAATATCATCGCGTTGTTAATCTTCACTGTGGGATGCATTCTTTGGTAGTGTGGCATCAGGCTTCTAACATTCGGGCTCGTGTAGGAACAAAACCGGCAACGGTAGATCAGGTCCGAATGGTCAAAGTTGAGGACATTCATGGCTTCTGGGTGGTGTTCACCGTAATGCTGCTGAAGATCTTCGAAGTTGGTGTAATCGATGTAGCATTCCAGGCACCTGTACACCGCGCTGTGATCGTTGGGGTCCAAGATGTACCTAAAGCTGAATTTAATGTACGGGTGCATTCGCTGATAGTGGGTGCTGACACTCCGGGCAGATTTGTTGTTAAAGTCACAGTGTTTGCAATAATAAAGCCTTCCAGAGTCACTAAAGTCTGTATTTTCACTATTGTGCTCAGTTCCATAGATAGGAGTCTGTGTGTTCAGCAGAGCAGTGTTGGGAACTTGGTGATCTTTCAAGTTTGTCGAGGAGCCGTAATAATCCTCTTCATCTTCAGAAAGAGTGAGCTCAATCTCAGCCCCATTGGTGGCGTTGTAATCATGGGTGATATTTCTGAAGTTGGGCTCCTTCTGGGGTTCGCTGGCATCTCTTGCCCAAATCTGTTGGGCTGCAAAGGGATTGGGCACCTCCATGACTGGCTCTATTGGCTCTTCTTCTCGGTCCAACTCAACCTCTATCTCCACTTCattgtcttcctcttcctcctcatcatCCTCAACATTAATCACTGCATCTTCCTGCTGTTTGGTTTGGTTAATTTTGCTCTGCAGGTTGCTTGCAATCTCGTCAATCCTAGTCCTCTTCTTCACAGGTGATAAATCGAGAGGAAAGTCATTAGCAAGCTTCCTAGAGGCCTTAGCTACAAAATTGTTCTTGGAGGACAACCCAAGAATTGAGGTCTGACTTTTCTTCACAGTGTTGCTGGAAGAGAGGTGGCTGTCCGTCTCATTTTCCAATTGTAGGCTGGAGGGCTGCCCCTCAAATTTTGGCAAGTTGTCACAGAACGAGTGTTTGTGCTGCTGATGGACTCTTAGCCCTTTCAGAGTGGTGGTGGAGTAATTACACATGGTGCATTTGTAAGGGTGCAGAGGTGGGGCTTGCACAGGgggctgtggctgctgtgttggtgggggctggggctggggtggcaaCTGATGTGGTGGCTGTAGCTGCGGTGGCTGAGGTTGTGACggaggtggtggtagtggtggtggtggcggtggtggctgTTGCTGCTGCAAGGGATCCAACATGACTCCTGACTTCCTCCCATTGATGCTTGAAGTCTCGTAAGACATTACACCTTCATTCAGTGAGGAAGAAATGCTTTCACTCTGGGAATTCATAGCATCCCAATCGGATGTTGTACCCGTGTGACACTGTTTGTGAGCTCCCAGTTTCAATGAGCTCTTACAAGTAAACGGACATTCGTCACATTTGTAGACAGCTGTCTTTCCAGATAAGTGAATGTTTTCTATGTGACGGGAGATACTACGTCGATGCATGGTGAGGAAAGGACAAAAGGGGCACTGGAACCTGTTCATAAATCTTCTAAAGGGAATCCCCTTGGTCTCCAATAATTTGTTGCTATCCGAGCCCATCAACTGCTCTGCAGACATGCCTGATGTCTGGTGATCTATAGCATTTAAACCATTCTCActgtctatttcatttagctcttcatCAGAGCTAGAGTCATTCAGCATGCTGTTAGTTTCTAGGTCGGCAGAAGAATTGGTCATGTCAGCCATTCCATAACGGGATCTCTCTGCTAAGTTAACAAGGCCAGAATTGTGAGGTGACTTCGGCTTCATCTGAGGGTAAGACATAGGTGAAAACTTGGAAGCTGAAGAAGAATTGGGTCTCATGATGGAGTTGCTGATGGAGCCCCTGAAGTTGGAGACGTTCGCGTTGGGTACCTCCCGGGTTGCAGCATTCATGGACAGATAGCTAGAGTTGGAAGTGGGGCTGGGGGCATTCTTATTCTGCACATCAGGTAGATTCGTTCCTTCTTGCTGCTGTCTGAGACTGGAAAGGATCTTGACCATACTGCGGTGTTTCTTCATCATGTGGTCACACCAGCGTTCTCGGCGGGGGGTCTGGTAGGTGCACCACTCACAGCAAAAGTTGCCTCGAGACTTGGTCAAAGGCTTGACCATAGATTCTAAGATGCTGCGCTCCACAACCTCTGCAGGCAGTTCCTTGCAGGGGTCCTGCAGGGACAAgggtgggaccacagggtctggcatgggagcagggacaggaggggGAGCAGCGATCTCCTTCAAATTGTTCTTGTGATACATCTTCTGATGCTTCATTATTCTTGCCCTCCTTGGTGACTTGTATGTGCAAAACTGACAAGAGAAGACTTTTCCAAATCCCTCATGCATCATGATATTATAATTTAAGGATCCTGGAACAGGGGGTCCTGCCGAACTCCCTTCAGCTTGAGCCCCATGGACCTTCCTAGTGTGTTCAATGAGGAGGTTTTTTGACCTGAAGTAGCGTACACAGAACTTGCATTGAAAaaacttgtttgttggtttgggATTAGGGACAACATGCTGACCATAATATCCTGGGCTGTGGCCATAATAACTTCCGGACCCCAATGCAGTTGCATTTTGACCTAAAGAGAAAGCATAAGGTAAGtgggaaaagcaaagcaaagcaaaagagaatttaaaaattcaatcatgcaaatcaatttttcttttcaattattcTTCATTAATAAGCATCACACTCAAAAGGCCTAACCTCAAGATGAGGCCCTGAGAATATTAACTAAGCATTAATAAACATACACATACTGCTTCTCACAGACATAAGATGAGGGTGTTCGACTCTAGGTACAATTCCCATCACCTCCATTAATGTGTCATATAgctaaaaaaaacacaactttcaCCAACTGCGATATCTATTCTAGAACTTGTAGAGATACTCCCTTGTTTTCCAAGTAGAAAGGAAACTAAGAGTCATAAGGAAAGGATCTTGTTCCAATAACCTAGGACAATAACCTAGGATACTAGGTCGAAAGGACAATAACCTAGGATACTAAGGAAAAAGAACATGATGCCCAGACCACAAAAATGgctcaaaagagagagagactctgaAGAACAGAAGCTACATATATCAAGAACCATGGCCACCAGCTCAAAATACATGAGAGTGATGAAATGTATCAGATATGCTGAGTTAAGTCTACATTTACCTGATAAATCCTCTGCAATTGCAAATTCATCTTTTATAGAAGAAAACTCCACCTCAGTCTGATTACTGGCATTCATGGACCCAGATCGTGCCTCATTAGCATTGTCTTCGGCAACATCAGTTGGCTGCAGAAATGCCGTGTGGACATCCTGAATGTGCGCCTTGAGATCTTCGTAAGACGGGGCTCTGAAGTCACAGCCATCACACTGAAGCACCTCCATGATCTGGGTCTACCCTCTCACATTAGGGACCTGTGGCGAAAGTCAGAACAAAACATCTTAAGGAATGCAGTAAACGCACACCCCAAGTTGATGGGGCTGGAAGGCACTGATGGAAAAAATTCGAATATTGCCAGATTTCCCTTACTAAACTATACCAGCTGAAACAGTGGGCAAAGGAAGGCAATCAGACATAATGGAGATGATGCCCTTGACTTCATAACttcaaagaaggagaaaaaaaacaaacagataaactTTTATTGGCTTGATATAAATATATCCTCAAATGCCATTTGTCAAGGAAACTTCCAAAGTTTTAGTAGCTTCTGAAGTTCTTGACCGAATTCAAATTTCTTAGTAAGTTAATTCTGACTTTGGTTCTGGCTTGggcccattttcttttttgaactaGAACCTTCTCAGAAGAATACAGGATGTCCAACCAGAAGAAAAAATTTCAATCTTTACTTGCCATTTTAACATTATAACACTGATGTTTTATCACTAAATTGTGAAACAGTAATGAATCTCAGAATGGTGGTAGAGAGAACTTTTATTgtacctttattattttaatcttaataattttaaaaagtaaaaattaaaaaaataattttattattttaatttaatatcttAACTGACACTGGGGTAtacctctttcctcccttccccaagcactttagttggctttttttttttttcatgagctaaatgtttatttgctttttactaCCCACCAATTATAACCTAACAGTTTCTCAAATCTAATTAGgtcataaaatatttctcatgAGGTTCTCAAACAATTAACTTTAAGATGATAATCCAGTTTCTTGTTTAAAGTTGCACCTTGGTACCTCAACGTACACAAAGGCAACAGAAACGCATAGTCCTGAAGAGGGGCTTCTGAGTCAcgactttttcttttcctatttctctcctTTACAAATGCAAAGTGCATACTTGgaccaaaacaacaaaagcaaaaaactgTGAACCTGATGatgcagaataaagaaaaacttgcCCAGCTAACTTCATTCTGCTATTTACTATGGGATAGGTATGTAAAGATAGCTTCACACTACTCAATGGAGAGTCCATTAAGAAGTTAAAATTGTAGAAGGTACAGTCCTTTCTATTGTAATACATATTCTTAGTTGAGATACCCACATGTTACCGTTCGAGTGAGTTGTTTCATTGAGCTCACTCAGTGCAAACTCTACTGAGTCATTACAATCTAGAACCAGCTGTCCAAGAGCTAACACGTCTTGCCATACTTATGCTGTACAGCAACTTTCTCTACATTCATGGGAAAGGATAAATTATTCCTACAGGAGAACAAAGTCCAGTAACATGTCCACGTAGTAAAAGAAGCCATGGCGGGAGGATTTTCTATGAAAGAATGTTCCTGCTGATAGCCTACTAAAATAACTTCTGGCAAGTCCAGCTCTGGACAGACAGAGCTTGCCGAGTGAGACGCAGATATTCACCTCTTCTTTCTTCCAGCAACTTATCCTTTTTCAATAAACATTGAACTGTGCACCAGAGTCTTTTCAGCTAACTAAGTCTCAATATTCCAGATACAAGAGCTTTTATGTCTAAGCACCAACCCAAATTGTGTGGAAGAGGTTGCTATCAGCTCTGGATCAAATTACAGCAGTCACTGAGGCCCCACCCCACTTCTTTCCGCAC is a window of Desmodus rotundus isolate HL8 chromosome 1, HLdesRot8A.1, whole genome shotgun sequence DNA encoding:
- the ZNF462 gene encoding zinc finger protein 462 isoform X1 — its product is MEVLQCDGCDFRAPSYEDLKAHIQDVHTAFLQPTDVAEDNANEARSGSMNASNQTEVEFSSIKDEFAIAEDLSGQNATALGSGSYYGHSPGYYGQHVVPNPKPTNKFFQCKFCVRYFRSKNLLIEHTRKVHGAQAEGSSAGPPVPGSLNYNIMMHEGFGKVFSCQFCTYKSPRRARIMKHQKMYHKNNLKEIAAPPPVPAPMPDPVVPPLSLQDPCKELPAEVVERSILESMVKPLTKSRGNFCCEWCTYQTPRRERWCDHMMKKHRSMVKILSSLRQQQEGTNLPDVQNKNAPSPTSNSSYLSMNAATREVPNANVSNFRGSISNSIMRPNSSSASKFSPMSYPQMKPKSPHNSGLVNLAERSRYGMADMTNSSADLETNSMLNDSSSDEELNEIDSENGLNAIDHQTSGMSAEQLMGSDSNKLLETKGIPFRRFMNRFQCPFCPFLTMHRRSISRHIENIHLSGKTAVYKCDECPFTCKSSLKLGAHKQCHTGTTSDWDAMNSQSESISSSLNEGVMSYETSSINGRKSGVMLDPLQQQQPPPPPPPLPPPPSQPQPPQLQPPHQLPPQPQPPPTQQPQPPVQAPPLHPYKCTMCNYSTTTLKGLRVHQQHKHSFCDNLPKFEGQPSSLQLENETDSHLSSSNTVKKSQTSILGLSSKNNFVAKASRKLANDFPLDLSPVKKRTRIDEIASNLQSKINQTKQQEDAVINVEDDEEEEEDNEVEIEVELDREEEPIEPVMEVPNPFAAQQIWARDASEPQKEPNFRNITHDYNATNGAEIELTLSEDEEDYYGSSTNLKDHQVPNTALLNTQTPIYGTEHNSENTDFSDSGRLYYCKHCDFNNKSARSVSTHYQRMHPYIKFSFRYILDPNDHSAVYRCLECYIDYTNFEDLQQHYGEHHPEAMNVLNFDHSDLIYRCRFCSYTSPNVRSLMPHYQRMHPTVKINNAMIFSSYVVEQQEGLNTESQTLREILNSAPKNMVTSTPVSHSGGIPATFNKNTPSKTFSPECENQKDPSVSTVVVYDCDVCSFASPNMHSVLVHYQKKHPEEKASYFRIQKTMRMVSVDRGSALSQLSFEVGAPMSPKMSAMGSPPPPQPPPPDLSTELYYCKHCSYSNRSVVGVLVHYQKRHPEIKVTAKYIRQAPPTASMMRGAEGPQGSPRPPAPMPQLNRSSSERDGPPVENEMFFCQHCDYGNRTVKGVLIHYQKKHRDFKANADVIRQHTATIRSLCDRNQKKPASCMLVTPSNMERDKTKLRALKCRQCSYTSPYFYALRKHTKKDHPALKATVTSIMRWAFLDGLIEAGYHCEWCIYSHTEPSGLLLHYQRRHPEHYVDYTYMATKLWAGPDPSPPSLMMPAEAKTYRCRDCVFEAISIWDITNHYQAFHPWAMNGDESVLLDIIKEKDAVENPIPSSEELVGPVNCENSMPTPLPEQEAECPEDVRLSPEKSIQLSSANPAISSTPYQCTVCQSEYNNLHGLLTHYGKKHPGMKVKAADFAQDIDINPGAVYKCRHCPYINTRIHGVLTHYQKRHPSIKVTAEDFVHDVEQSADIAQNDVEETSRIFKQGYGAYRCKLCPYTHGTLEKLKIHYEKYHNQPEFDVFSQSPPKLPVSLEPEITTEVSPSQVSITEEEVGEEPVSTSHFSTSHLVSHTVFRCQLCKYFCSTRKGIARHYRIKHNNVRAQPEGKNNLFKCALCAYTNPIRKGLAAHYQKRHDIDAYYTHCLAASRTISDKPNKVIIPSPPKDDSPQLSEELRRAVEKKKCSLCSFQSFSKKGIVSHYMKRHPGVFPKKQHASKLGGYFTAVYADEHEKPMLLEEEERGGFEKTEVEGGEAQEIEWLPFRCIKCFKLSFSTAELLCMHYTDHHSRDLKRDFVILGNGPRLQNSAYQCKHCDSKLQSTAELTSHLNVHNEEFQKRAKRQERRKQLLSKQKYADGAFADFKQERPFGHLEEVPKIKERKVVGYKCKFCVEVHPTLRAICNHLRKHVQYGSVPAVSSVKQEAEDPSHLFLDGLEAAKDANGALVHRVDGEHCLLDGMLEDETRPGGYHCSQCDRVLMSMQGLRSHERSHLALAMFTREDKYSCQYCSFVSAFRHNLDRHMQTHHGHHKPFRCKLCSFKSSYNSRLKTHVLKAHAGEHAYKCSWCSFSTMTISQLKEHSLKVHGKALTLPRPRIVSLLSSHSHHSSQKATPAEEVEDSNDSSYSEPPDVQQQLNHYQSAALARNNSRLSPVPLSGAAGGVEQKTEAVLHCEFCEFSSGYIQSIRRHYRDKHGGKKLFKCKDCSFYTGFKSAFTMHVEAGHSAVPEEGPKDLRCPLCLYHTKYKRNMIDHIVLHREERVVPIEVCRSKLSKYLQGVVFRCDKCTFTCSSDESLQQHIEKHNELKPYKCQLCYYETKHTEELDSHLRDEHKVSRNFELVGRVNLDQLEQMKEKLESSSSDDEDKEEDMNSKADDRDLMRFSDHGAAINTQKRFPCEFCGRAFSQGSEWERHVLRHGMALNDTKQVSREEIHLKESVQDSIKMPSIEEKEDDEAIGIDFSLKNETVAICVVAADKSLLENAEAKNE
- the ZNF462 gene encoding zinc finger protein 462 isoform X2 → MEVLQCDGCDFRAPSYEDLKAHIQDVHTAFLQPTDVAEDNANEARSGSMNASNQTEVEFSSIKDEFAIAEDLSGQNATALGSGSYYGHSPGYYGQHVVPNPKPTNKFFQCKFCVRYFRSKNLLIEHTRKVHGAQAEGSSAGPPVPGSLNYNIMMHEGFGKVFSCQFCTYKSPRRARIMKHQKMYHKNNLKEIAAPPPVPAPMPDPVVPPLSLQDPCKELPAEVVERSILESMVKPLTKSRGNFCCEWCTYQTPRRERWCDHMMKKHRSMVKILSSLRQQQEGTNLPDVQNKNAPSPTSNSSYLSMNAATREVPNANVSNFRGSISNSIMRPNSSSASKFSPMSYPQMKPKSPHNSGLVNLAERSRYGMADMTNSSADLETNSMLNDSSSDEELNEIDSENGLNAIDHQTSGMSAEQLMGSDSNKLLETKGIPFRRFMNRFQCPFCPFLTMHRRSISRHIENIHLSGKTAVYKCDECPFTCKSSLKLGAHKQCHTGTTSDWDAMNSQSESISSSLNEGVMSYETSSINGRKSGVMLDPLQQQQPPPPPPPLPPPPSQPQPPQLQPPHQLPPQPQPPPTQQPQPPVQAPPLHPYKCTMCNYSTTTLKGLRVHQQHKHSFCDNLPKFEGQPSSLQLENETDSHLSSSNTVKKSQTSILGLSSKNNFVAKASRKLANDFPLDLSPVKKRTRIDEIASNLQSKINQTKQQEDAVINVEDDEEEEEDNEVEIEVELDREEEPIEPVMEVPNPFAAQQIWARDASEPQKEPNFRNITHDYNATNGAEIELTLSEDEEDYYGSSTNLKDHQVPNTALLNTQTPIYGTEHNSENTDFSDSGRLYYCKHCDFNNKSARSVSTHYQRMHPYIKFSFRYILDPNDHSAVYRCLECYIDYTNFEDLQQHYGEHHPEAMNVLNFDHSDLIYRCRFCSYTSPNVRSLMPHYQRMHPTVKINNAMIFSSYVVEQQEGLNTESQTLREILNSAPKNMVTSTPVSHSGGIPATFNKNTPSKTFSPECENQKDPSVSTVVVYDCDVCSFASPNMHSVLVHYQKKHPEEKASYFRIQKTMRMVSVDRGSALSQLSFEVGAPMSPKMSAMGSPPPPQPPPPDLSTELYYCKHCSYSNRSVVGVLVHYQKRHPEIKVTAKYIRQAPPTASMMRGAEGPQGSPRPPAPMPQLNRSSSERDGPPVENEMFFCQHCDYGNRTVKGVLIHYQKKHRDFKANADVIRQHTATIRSLCDRNQKKPASCMLVTPSNMERDKTKLRALKCRQCSYTSPYFYALRKHTKKDHPALKATVTSIMRWAFLDGLIEAGYHCEWCIYSHTEPSGLLLHYQRRHPEHYVDYTYMATKLWAGPDPSPPSLMMPAEAKTYRCRDCVFEAISIWDITNHYQAFHPWAMNGDESVLLDIIKEKDAVENPIPSSEELVGPVNCENSMPTPLPEQEAECPEDVRLSPEKSIQLSSANPAISSTPYQCTVCQSEYNNLHGLLTHYGKKHPGMKVKAADFAQDIDINPGAVYKCRHCPYINTRIHGVLTHYQKRHPSIKVTAEDFVHDVEQSADIAQNDVEETSRIFKQGYGAYRCKLCPYTHGTLEKLKIHYEKYHNQPEFDVFSQSPPKLPVSLEPEITTEVSPSQVSITEEEVGEEPVSTSHFSTSHLVSHTVFRCQLCKYFCSTRKGIARHYRIKHNNVRAQPEGKNNLFKCALCAYTNPIRKGLAAHYQKRHDIDAYYTHCLAASRTISDKPNKVIIPSPPKDDSPQLSEELRRAVEKKKCSLCSFQSFSKKGIVSHYMKRHPGVFPKKQHASKLGGYFTAVYADEHEKPMLLEEEERGGFEKTEVEGGEAQEIEWLPFRCIKCFKLSFSTAELLCMHYTDHHSRDLKRDFVILGNGPRLQNSAYQCKHCDSKLQSTAELTSHLNVHNEEFQKRAKRQERRKQLLSKQKYADGAFADFKQERPFGHLEEVPKIKERKVVGYKCKFCVEVHPTLRAICNHLRKHVQYGSVPAVSSVKEAEDPSHLFLDGLEAAKDANGALVHRVDGEHCLLDGMLEDETRPGGYHCSQCDRVLMSMQGLRSHERSHLALAMFTREDKYSCQYCSFVSAFRHNLDRHMQTHHGHHKPFRCKLCSFKSSYNSRLKTHVLKAHAGEHAYKCSWCSFSTMTISQLKEHSLKVHGKALTLPRPRIVSLLSSHSHHSSQKATPAEEVEDSNDSSYSEPPDVQQQLNHYQSAALARNNSRLSPVPLSGAAGGVEQKTEAVLHCEFCEFSSGYIQSIRRHYRDKHGGKKLFKCKDCSFYTGFKSAFTMHVEAGHSAVPEEGPKDLRCPLCLYHTKYKRNMIDHIVLHREERVVPIEVCRSKLSKYLQGVVFRCDKCTFTCSSDESLQQHIEKHNELKPYKCQLCYYETKHTEELDSHLRDEHKVSRNFELVGRVNLDQLEQMKEKLESSSSDDEDKEEDMNSKADDRDLMRFSDHGAAINTQKRFPCEFCGRAFSQGSEWERHVLRHGMALNDTKQVSREEIHLKESVQDSIKMPSIEEKEDDEAIGIDFSLKNETVAICVVAADKSLLENAEAKNE